One region of Haloprofundus salilacus genomic DNA includes:
- a CDS encoding amidohydrolase yields MSQTTDDLVALRRDLHRHPEPAWREFYTTARIVDELEKRDLDALYVGKEALADDRPGVPDDAELDEWFERAREAGAREDVLEKLEGGYTGAVAVVEKGEGPTVALRVDIDALPITEADEDDHAPVSGGFRSEHEGFMHACGHDAHATIGLGVLDAVTASDFSGTLKVFFQPSEEIVSGGGPMAESGHLDDVDYLLAVHIGLDHPSGEIVAGVDGFLAVHHFRAEFTGHPAHAGARPEEGDNAVQAMAAAIQNLYAIPRHADGSTRINAGLVGGGTATNIIPEEAFIDGEVRGETTELMEYMQEKAYRVMEAAAEMHGCEVSLKTEGEAPSATSDDALVDVVSTVASENSGVTSLVERDALGGSEDATFLMQKVQDNGGKAAYVGVGTDHPGGHHTRTFDVNEDDLGLGIEVLTDSILEIAATRP; encoded by the coding sequence ATGAGTCAGACGACAGACGACCTCGTCGCGCTCCGCCGCGACCTGCACCGACATCCCGAACCCGCGTGGCGCGAGTTCTACACCACCGCCCGCATCGTCGACGAACTGGAGAAGCGCGACCTCGACGCGCTGTACGTCGGAAAGGAGGCGCTGGCCGACGACCGTCCCGGCGTCCCGGACGACGCGGAACTCGACGAGTGGTTCGAGCGGGCCCGCGAAGCCGGTGCACGCGAGGACGTACTCGAAAAGCTGGAGGGCGGCTACACCGGCGCCGTCGCCGTCGTCGAAAAGGGCGAGGGACCGACCGTCGCGCTCCGCGTCGACATCGACGCGTTACCCATCACCGAGGCCGACGAGGACGACCACGCGCCGGTCTCGGGCGGCTTCCGCTCCGAGCACGAGGGGTTCATGCACGCTTGCGGCCACGACGCCCACGCGACCATCGGTCTCGGCGTCCTCGACGCGGTCACCGCCAGCGACTTCTCGGGGACGTTGAAGGTGTTCTTCCAACCCAGCGAGGAGATCGTCTCGGGTGGGGGACCGATGGCCGAGAGCGGCCACCTCGACGACGTGGACTACCTCCTGGCCGTCCACATCGGTCTCGACCATCCCTCCGGCGAAATCGTCGCGGGCGTCGACGGGTTCCTGGCCGTCCACCACTTCCGCGCGGAGTTCACGGGCCACCCCGCCCACGCGGGGGCGCGTCCGGAGGAGGGCGACAACGCGGTGCAGGCGATGGCGGCCGCGATTCAGAACCTCTACGCGATTCCCCGCCACGCCGACGGCTCGACCCGAATCAACGCGGGTCTCGTCGGCGGCGGCACCGCGACGAACATCATCCCCGAAGAGGCCTTCATCGACGGCGAGGTCCGGGGCGAGACGACCGAGTTGATGGAGTACATGCAGGAGAAAGCCTACCGCGTGATGGAGGCAGCGGCGGAGATGCACGGCTGCGAGGTGTCGCTGAAGACGGAGGGTGAAGCGCCGAGCGCGACGAGCGACGACGCGCTCGTCGACGTCGTCTCCACCGTCGCCAGCGAGAACAGCGGCGTCACCTCGCTGGTCGAACGCGACGCGCTCGGCGGCAGCGAGGACGCGACGTTCCTCATGCAGAAAGTCCAAGACAACGGCGGGAAGGCCGCCTACGTCGGCGTCGGCACCGACCACCCCGGCGGCCACCATACGCGGACGTTCGACGTGAACGAGGACGACCTCGGGTTGGGTATCGAGGTGCTCACCGACTCGATTCTCGAAATCGCGGCGACGCGGCCGTAG
- a CDS encoding SDR family oxidoreductase, protein MSQTVLITGCSSGIGRATAERFLDGGWTVYATARDLGEIENLDARGCRTLELDVTDNEEVERAVDRVFDEQGHLDCLVNNAGYGQFGPVEDVPMDGVVEQFDVNTFGPLRLIRAAVPRMRERGRGTVVNVTAGVGGLTVPGLGIYTGSKYGLESVTDALRQETGQFGVDVVTVEPGIVATDFYDRVLEEVAEADRSPAYADLYRVLDEISLVKTKPPGVNSPERVADRIHDVATAENPKPVYRVGPSAKLGTLAGFLVRGRVRDAASRVGLRVLSSDPAIRALRWWRKRRSE, encoded by the coding sequence ATGAGCCAGACGGTTCTCATCACGGGCTGTTCGTCCGGTATCGGACGCGCGACCGCAGAGCGGTTCCTCGACGGCGGGTGGACGGTGTACGCGACGGCGCGCGACCTCGGCGAAATCGAAAACCTCGACGCGCGGGGCTGTCGTACGCTCGAACTCGATGTCACCGACAACGAGGAAGTCGAGCGCGCGGTTGACCGGGTGTTCGACGAGCAGGGGCACCTCGACTGTCTCGTCAATAACGCGGGCTACGGGCAGTTCGGACCAGTCGAGGACGTGCCGATGGACGGCGTGGTTGAGCAGTTCGACGTCAACACGTTCGGACCGCTCCGGTTGATTCGCGCGGCGGTCCCGCGGATGCGCGAGCGGGGACGCGGCACCGTCGTCAACGTCACCGCAGGCGTCGGCGGCCTCACGGTGCCTGGACTCGGTATCTACACCGGTTCGAAGTACGGCCTCGAATCGGTGACCGACGCGCTCCGTCAGGAGACGGGACAGTTCGGCGTCGACGTGGTGACCGTCGAACCCGGAATCGTCGCGACCGACTTCTACGACCGCGTGCTGGAGGAGGTCGCGGAGGCGGACCGCTCCCCTGCGTACGCCGACCTCTACCGCGTGCTCGACGAGATTTCACTGGTCAAGACGAAGCCGCCCGGCGTCAACTCGCCCGAGCGAGTCGCCGACCGAATCCACGACGTTGCGACCGCCGAGAATCCGAAGCCGGTGTACCGCGTCGGTCCCAGCGCGAAACTCGGGACGCTCGCCGGTTTTCTCGTTCGCGGCCGCGTTCGCGACGCCGCGTCCCGGGTTGGACTCCGAGTGCTTTCGAGCGACCCGGCGATACGCGCCCTCCGGTGGTGGCGAAAACGACGGTCGGAATAG
- a CDS encoding geranylgeranyl reductase family protein — translation MTTHEYDVVVVGAGTAGCYAAATASNAGLDVVVVERKDEEEAGHIACGDALKGADAFPESIPKEQIQPAFTNTGVDHGRFEIPSHETVLEIPVPGELAVIDRWEYGRLLIEGAENAGVEFHYDIVVQDVTQDADGTVTGVRGKRKGDIVEYEADVTVDAAGSLSYLQDAADLSDATFDTNVNYSQFCSAYREIVEVEEPVEWDDALVFKPTKRAAGYLWYFPRTSTTINAGLGFQMNEQPMKLVEDLKQDLRARPEFEGATVTDKLGAALPTRRPYDSATAPGFIAAGDAAGHVNPTTGGGIAGAAYAGKYAAEQAVRAIEAGDVSEDALWHYNERVMDHFGARYAGLDVYNILSTAVDVDELMGLLAALPGEKLAEALYSGKTSMSPLLMAQTGFKSLGYWREIKTFYQTKRLAEKLMTHYDRYPTRPGALAGWQTHRDNLMDRIYETTGAEPKY, via the coding sequence ATGACTACGCACGAGTACGACGTCGTCGTCGTCGGCGCGGGAACCGCCGGTTGCTACGCCGCCGCGACGGCGTCGAACGCGGGTCTCGACGTCGTCGTCGTCGAGCGGAAGGACGAGGAGGAGGCGGGCCACATCGCCTGCGGCGACGCGCTGAAGGGTGCCGACGCGTTCCCCGAGTCGATCCCGAAGGAGCAGATCCAGCCCGCGTTCACCAACACGGGTGTCGACCACGGCCGCTTCGAGATTCCGAGCCACGAGACGGTGCTGGAAATTCCCGTGCCCGGCGAACTCGCGGTTATCGACCGCTGGGAGTACGGCCGCCTGCTCATCGAAGGCGCCGAAAACGCAGGCGTCGAGTTCCACTACGACATCGTGGTTCAGGACGTGACGCAGGACGCGGACGGCACCGTGACGGGCGTCCGCGGCAAGCGGAAGGGCGACATCGTCGAGTACGAAGCCGACGTCACCGTCGACGCGGCGGGCTCGCTGTCGTACCTGCAGGACGCCGCCGACCTCTCGGACGCGACGTTCGACACGAACGTCAACTACTCGCAGTTCTGCTCGGCGTACCGTGAAATCGTCGAGGTGGAGGAACCCGTCGAGTGGGACGACGCGCTCGTGTTCAAGCCGACGAAGCGCGCGGCGGGCTACCTCTGGTACTTCCCGCGCACCTCGACGACCATCAACGCGGGGTTGGGCTTCCAGATGAACGAACAGCCGATGAAACTCGTCGAGGACCTCAAGCAGGACCTCCGCGCGCGCCCCGAGTTCGAGGGCGCGACGGTCACCGACAAACTCGGCGCGGCGCTGCCCACCCGACGACCGTACGACTCGGCCACCGCGCCGGGGTTCATCGCCGCCGGCGACGCCGCGGGCCACGTCAACCCGACCACAGGTGGGGGAATCGCCGGGGCCGCTTACGCCGGGAAGTACGCCGCCGAGCAGGCCGTCCGCGCCATCGAGGCGGGCGACGTGAGCGAGGACGCGCTCTGGCACTACAACGAGCGCGTGATGGACCACTTCGGCGCCCGCTACGCCGGTCTCGACGTGTACAACATCCTCTCGACGGCCGTCGACGTCGACGAACTGATGGGACTGTTGGCGGCGCTCCCGGGGGAGAAACTCGCCGAGGCGCTCTACTCGGGGAAGACTTCGATGAGTCCGCTTCTGATGGCCCAGACCGGGTTCAAGAGCCTCGGCTACTGGCGGGAGATAAAGACGTTCTATCAGACGAAGCGACTCGCCGAGAAATTGATGACCCACTACGACCGCTACCCGACGCGACCGGGCGCGCTCGCCGGGTGGCAGACCCACCGCGATAACCTGATGGACCGCATCTACGAGACGACCGGGGCGGAGCCCAAATACTAG
- a CDS encoding FAD-binding oxidoreductase, protein MSSQGRQPTDDRAATLDSKALVEFVDAFGGDVLLPSDEGYDEARRIWNGMIDRFPALIARCSGTADVVEAVQFAREHDLPLAVRGGGHNVAGNAVCDDGIVVDLSAMNGVFVDPDDRRVRAQGGATLGDVDRETQLFGLATALGVVSETGIAGLTLNGGVGHLRRKYGLSLDNLTSVEIVTADGLVRTASETVNPDLFWAVRGGGGNFGVVTSFEYELDEVGPEVFGLFVWHRGDAAVEALRAFREYAAGADRRASVLPFYATVPVLDEFPESAWGESAVVFLGCYDGPTEDAEAEFEALRTVAEPLVDFSDTMAYTALQSLLDEDYPDGLRYYWKASYVSELTDGVLDLVVRYGDESPSPLSTVDIWHLGGAISDVAPEETAFWHRDDAYLITFEANWEDSETDDVNVAWARNGLAELREMTVASGAYGNFPGFGEDPARLLFGDNYDRLIEIKAEYDPENLFQLNQNVAPDAAVGDTR, encoded by the coding sequence ATGTCTTCACAAGGACGACAACCCACAGACGACCGAGCTGCGACGCTCGATTCGAAGGCCCTCGTCGAGTTTGTCGACGCGTTCGGCGGCGACGTGCTCCTCCCGTCGGACGAGGGGTACGACGAGGCGCGGCGGATCTGGAATGGGATGATAGACCGGTTCCCGGCGCTCATCGCCCGCTGTTCCGGCACGGCCGACGTCGTCGAAGCGGTGCAGTTCGCCCGCGAGCACGACCTCCCGCTGGCGGTCCGCGGCGGCGGTCACAACGTCGCGGGCAACGCCGTCTGCGACGACGGCATCGTCGTCGACCTCTCGGCGATGAACGGCGTGTTCGTCGACCCCGACGACCGCCGGGTTCGCGCGCAGGGCGGCGCGACGCTCGGCGACGTCGACCGCGAGACGCAACTGTTCGGCCTCGCGACGGCGCTCGGCGTCGTCTCCGAGACCGGCATCGCGGGTCTCACGCTCAACGGCGGCGTAGGTCACCTCCGGCGGAAGTACGGCCTCTCTCTGGACAACCTCACATCGGTCGAGATCGTCACCGCCGACGGACTCGTTCGGACCGCGAGCGAGACGGTGAACCCGGACCTGTTCTGGGCCGTTCGCGGCGGCGGCGGCAACTTCGGGGTCGTCACGTCGTTCGAGTACGAACTCGACGAAGTCGGCCCGGAGGTGTTCGGTCTCTTCGTTTGGCACCGCGGCGACGCCGCCGTCGAGGCGCTTCGAGCCTTCCGCGAGTACGCCGCCGGGGCCGACCGCAGAGCGAGCGTCCTCCCCTTCTACGCGACGGTGCCGGTACTCGACGAGTTCCCGGAGAGCGCGTGGGGCGAGTCGGCGGTGGTCTTCCTCGGCTGTTACGACGGGCCGACCGAGGACGCCGAAGCCGAGTTCGAGGCACTCCGGACCGTTGCCGAACCCCTCGTCGATTTTAGCGATACGATGGCGTACACGGCGCTGCAGTCGCTGCTTGACGAGGACTACCCGGACGGTCTTCGGTACTACTGGAAGGCCAGTTACGTCTCTGAACTCACCGACGGCGTACTCGACCTCGTCGTCCGCTACGGCGACGAGAGTCCGTCGCCGCTGTCGACGGTCGATATCTGGCACCTCGGCGGCGCCATCTCCGATGTGGCTCCCGAGGAGACGGCCTTCTGGCACCGCGACGACGCCTACCTGATAACGTTCGAGGCGAACTGGGAGGACTCGGAGACGGACGACGTGAACGTCGCGTGGGCGCGGAACGGACTCGCCGAACTCCGGGAGATGACCGTCGCGTCGGGGGCGTACGGCAACTTCCCCGGCTTCGGCGAGGACCCCGCACGGCTGCTGTTCGGCGACAACTACGACCGGTTGATCGAGATAAAGGCCGAGTACGACCCGGAGAACCTGTTTCAGTTGAATCAGAACGTCGCGCCGGACGCAGCGGTCGGAGATACGCGATGA
- a CDS encoding alpha/beta fold hydrolase — translation MNRVASRDRTEIAYERTGEGPPLVLVHGTAPLGTHADWQLVLSDFAERFTVYALDRRGRGESGDAVDYALEREFEDVAAVVDSIGEPVVLVGHSLGALCSLEAALLTDNLERLVLYEPPIPEEGETLTDEETVARIEALFDDGDREGALTLFLREVAGESRTEIESLKASPEWEVAIEAAHTVPREVRAVDAYRFDPDRFAEFTVPTLLLSGGDGPLFMKQATALVDKVVPNTRIVTLPGVGHEALSTAPELFVETVLEALLTTE, via the coding sequence ATGAACCGCGTCGCGTCGAGAGACAGAACGGAGATCGCGTACGAACGAACCGGCGAGGGACCGCCGCTCGTGTTGGTCCACGGAACCGCGCCGCTTGGGACGCACGCCGACTGGCAGCTGGTGCTCTCAGACTTCGCCGAACGGTTCACCGTGTACGCGCTCGACCGACGCGGCCGCGGCGAGAGCGGAGACGCGGTCGACTACGCGCTCGAACGGGAGTTCGAGGACGTCGCGGCGGTTGTCGACTCGATAGGCGAACCCGTCGTCCTCGTCGGCCACTCCTTGGGCGCGCTCTGCTCGCTCGAAGCTGCGCTACTCACCGACAACCTCGAGCGACTGGTCCTCTACGAGCCGCCGATTCCCGAGGAAGGCGAGACGCTCACCGACGAGGAAACCGTCGCCCGCATCGAAGCGTTGTTCGACGACGGCGACCGCGAGGGTGCGCTCACGCTGTTTCTGCGCGAGGTCGCCGGCGAGTCGCGGACGGAGATCGAGTCGCTGAAAGCCAGCCCCGAGTGGGAGGTGGCAATCGAGGCGGCTCACACGGTTCCGCGCGAGGTTCGCGCCGTCGACGCCTACCGCTTCGACCCCGACCGCTTCGCGGAGTTCACGGTCCCGACGCTGCTTTTGTCCGGTGGTGACGGGCCGCTGTTTATGAAGCAGGCGACCGCGCTCGTCGACAAGGTGGTGCCGAACACCCGAATCGTCACGCTCCCGGGGGTGGGCCACGAGGCGTTGAGCACCGCTCCCGAGTTGTTCGTCGAGACGGTGTTGGAGGCGCTTCTCACGACGGAGTGA